A window of Phyllobacterium sp. T1293 contains these coding sequences:
- a CDS encoding BA14K family protein, with product MRKLISLFTAAAMSIGMLSASTVAGYSAPIVPQSIEGNSQVLQVRDHGNWRMRPLRGGDRGWRGDRGWRGGDHWRGGGWRGDRGWRGDRGWRGDRWYRGHRGYRYYRPGYRYYDGAWFPLAAFAGALIIGNSINNDRIVSRGSSYHTRACYARYRSYRAYDNTYQPNNGPRRQCITR from the coding sequence ATGAGAAAGCTTATTTCGTTATTCACAGCGGCGGCCATGTCCATAGGTATGCTTTCTGCAAGCACCGTGGCCGGTTACTCCGCTCCCATTGTGCCGCAATCGATTGAAGGCAATTCGCAGGTTCTGCAAGTCAGGGATCACGGCAATTGGCGCATGCGTCCGCTTCGCGGCGGTGATCGTGGTTGGCGCGGTGATCGTGGCTGGCGCGGCGGTGATCATTGGCGCGGCGGTGGCTGGCGCGGCGATCGCGGCTGGCGTGGTGACAGGGGCTGGCGCGGCGATCGCTGGTATAGAGGTCATCGCGGCTACCGCTACTATCGTCCGGGATACCGCTATTATGACGGCGCATGGTTCCCGCTGGCAGCATTTGCCGGAGCGCTGATTATAGGCAACTCGATCAACAATGATCGTATTGTCAGCCGCGGGTCGAGCTATCACACCCGCGCGTGCTACGCCCGGTACCGGTCTTATCGCGCCTATGACAATACCTATCAGCCCAATAACGGCCCGCGCCGTCAGTGCATTACCCGCTAG